Below is a genomic region from Gallus gallus isolate bGalGal1 chromosome 10, bGalGal1.mat.broiler.GRCg7b, whole genome shotgun sequence.
agaatagGCTTTCAGTCTTCAGAGCTGTCCACAACCTACTCTAAGAGAGGGCAAGAAACAGCTTGAGAAAAAGAGGGATAATCTACTTTAGCTTCAGCAAAAGTTCTGGCTTAGATGGCTTGTGAAAACACATCATAGTTTGGTCTTTGTTAGTTGATTGTCTTGATAACAGAACTCAGGAAAGTATGGAAAAAATCCTTCTGAATATTTCAGGTTGTTTCTTCTGAAGTCTTGTATTTCTGAACTGTAAATTGTGTGTTACTGAAACTTGAGTCTTGCTTGCTAAGATGATTCCCATTTTCCCTGTTCCATCATATGAACCAATgtttaaaatttcagttttgttatttaaaagaaaaaagtagtaaCTGAGTTAATGTATTTAATGTACAGTTTTGAACTGTTAGCTGAACCAAAGTTTTTCCTCCTGTAAGCTTgtatgttttctgcttttgtaggtTCGATGTAGGTCCAATTATTAAGCAAGAAGAGTGTCCTGTTCCTCCTCAATGTACAACAAAGGAGTTGGAAGTGATATTAGCAGAGATGGGTGCAAACATGGTAAAGTCACACAAGCTACTATTGCTTCTGATCAGTACCTTGCTCTCAACATGTGAGCTATTCTTTGTAATCTTGTTCTGAGTTGGCTACAATTGTTAGGAGGAGAATGATCCGAAGTTTAGTGTTGGTGAGCATTATCTCTCACTGAGGAAAACTTAAGTGGTGTGTGATAAGCTGTTGGTGTTGGTCCCTGTGCATTGCTATTCTGTTTGTAGTCAGTGAAGAACTCGCTTGTTTTGTGTGGAAACAGTGCAACTGCTTCATTGGTGAAGAGAATGTTTGCTTGTTGATCTTAAAAATCAGCTTTCAGCCTGTTCTAGGGTTAACATCGTAGAGCAGATCATCCAGGAAAGagtacttgtttttttttttaatggtgagaCACAGTCTGTGCTGAGTCTGTGTATATGATATACTCAGAAGGTTTATAGTGACCAAATTTTCTAAAACCTGTGGGAAAGGTTGAtggatgaaaaatgaagtgctgCATTTATATGTATTGAATTTAGTCTTCCTTTCAGTAAACATACTCAGATTTCCCAATGTTCTTTgctaacatttattttgcagctgctgtcagttttAAAAAACTTGCCTGAAAGCTTAGCAAATAAAAAAGAGCAACCAAAAGAAGGAGTAACATTTGGTAcgtgcacttttttttttataatgcaactttattttttctcttattgtTTAGATACCTTTTTCAGTCTgatctccctgctgctgcctctggctTAAAATCAGATATTAattattctctctttctttttttttcttctagctcCTAAAATATCTGTAGCTAAGAGTTGTATAAATTGGGAAGAACAAACAGCTGCACAAATAATTCAGCTGCATCGTGCCATAGGAAGTATGGTAAGGGTAGATTTTCTAACTCTTTTCTGTCCTCCAGCAGAGGATGTGTAGCAtaaagggagggaaagggggaaaaaaaaaacaaacagaaagcaaacaacaacaacaaaaaaacctaaacaGATGCCTAGAAATCATGAAAATTGTCTCAGTGTGTTAACTGCTTCTGTTTCCAGTTTCCTTTGCAGACGCTTTGGAAGGGCACTACTGTTAAACTTCTGGATTTTGTGGAAGTGGATAGTATCCTTGGTTCTGCTGGTATGTGCTCTTAAATTAATCTGCTAAGTAAAGTTCTTGTGTGTTTGTAAGCATTGACTTGAAGATTGTACACAATTGTGCTAAAAAGgtactgctttctgaaactctGGTATAACTAAAGCAGTCTAATGTGTTCAAAAGTGTATTGAATTTCTGTGTCCAAAGGTGAGCATGATATGTATTCTAGGGTTGTTCCTGCTTTGTGATGGCTATGAGAGAGCAGCAGGCATAGTTCTGTAAATCCTGAGATTTGATGATTTTAATTCTGTAATGAGTTGAGAGATTCTCTTGTAATGCTGTTGCCTCATGATTTCCCAAGAGCAAAGCTAGATCTGTGTGTCATCACTTCAACAATTTTCTGCAGTCACCTGTGATTCTGAGAGCTTTGCATGCTCTGAGTACTGTACTGAAGTGTGCAGGCCTTAATGGCTGCTTGTGGGTGAGGTAGGGGGCAGTGCTAGAAAGTGGCTGTTCCAATTCTTTCCTGCTTATTTGAGtataataaaacataaaatatgataaaatattaTTGAGCAAAATAGTAACACAAAGTAGTTATATTTCAGAGGCAGAAGtgtttaaaacttcttttgcttgtttgcgtaaaaatgcaaagcaatctTGTTTTGCTTCTAGATCAAGTATTAAGTGATCATGGAGCTGTTCCTGGCTCACTGCTCTACCATAAAATGTCCCAAACGCTGATAGCTCGTTGCAAGGTaggcttctttttttgtattcatTGCTCTAAAGATGAGGTTTTCAGTATCTGTGTTACTCAACATCCATCTTAATTGTCCATTGTTATTCACTGACCTAGTTTAGATCAGCATCAGTCTTCTTACTTGATACCTCAAAGAGCTTTTTATTTGCAGTAACAGACTTTTCATTTGCAAGTGGGAATTCTGACTCCAAGCATGTGCTTTGTGGTACAGAACATGTTTAGTAAGTCAACCTAATATTtaaaacatggaagaaattTATTgccattctttgtttttttttctaggaggGCTGGGTTGGAATCAAAACAGTGGTATTAAAGAAGAAGCTTACAGCAGTTGACTTCTACAATGGGTATATGCACTCTTGGTTCCAGCAGAACTCGAGAACAGTTCATCAGGAATGCAGGTTTCAAACGCTCAAACTTAACGCAGTGAAAAAGACTCTGAAAGAGAGGGAAGTATTGTTGCAGGATATAGAGCGATAGATGCATTTTTCCACATCTTAAAGTATATCTGTAAgttaatatgaaatatttcaatgcCAAACAATAACACTGGACTTGGTTAAGAGTTTTCCTTCCCAGAGTGCCTGACAATAAGGTCATGCATTCTGTTCTCATCTTGGATTTCTGACGAGGATAATTTCTTTTACCCCATTAAGGAAGAGAATCTCTGTGTACACCAAGGGCAGTGAATAAATCTGTTTCCAATGCTGGtaataaatctatttttatataatgttttcaatttttttcttggacTTTCAGTATAACGTCCTCCAAGCTTAAGCTGTGCTCAGTTGCTTCAATCTAGAAACATCCCCTTGCTTCTCTGTAATTCATATGTAGTTTcagaaaagcaaggcaaaagCCTGTAACACTTTAAGGAGAGCAACAAAATAAAGATCAGACAGGTGATAGGAGCTGCTGTAGCATTATTTGCTCAGTAtatcccttctttttttctgaatgctaTTGCAATAAAAGCAGAGTCACTAAAGCTATTCAGACCTAGTGAGGCACTGTTCTGCTAGCTTCTTATTTACAGCATTTGCACAGAAATTTTGtaagctttaaagaaaaacagaaatgcaagcCACATCCTCTTCCACCTGTCCCTTTGACTCTTCTGGGTTTTCTGACCATTCATGCCTTTACAAGCAGTTGTGGCAGAATGTTAAAGCTAAAGTTGTGTGTTGACACTTACGTCAAGGTGACAGGAACACGACATGCTTGAATGTGACTCACTGAATGAGagcaaaatctaaaaaaaaaaaaaaaagtgttatatAACGTGGATTCAGATGTCTCTGAAGAAGCATCTGTGAAAGCGGATGCTGCAGTACTTTTCTTCCACTGCCATTGGTCCAACAATGTCTCTGTCTATGACACATTGTCTAGAACATGTGATCCTCCAAGAAATCCATGCCTGTGAATGCAAGGCAaaagctgcaagcagcagtgagGTAGAAGTTAGGCTTCTGTGGAGAATTCCTTTGTCTCTTCTTGCAGCCTCCAGCGTGCAGTTTGTGCTGCAGACTTTTTAAAACTGCTGACAAAATTCTTTGCAAGTTCTTTTAACTTAAgtgcctttgcttttcttttttctatggCATCATAGTAGCAAAGAACTGTGTAGGGATCCTAGATAAACATCCTCTGAAATTACTTCAGAATTTACCAAAGATGCTATTCTATTCTTCTGCTGTGTTTAAATTATTCAGAGAGCAAACCCCTTTGGTCAGAGCATAGCACTGCTAACTGATGTGAGCAAAGCAGCGTTCCTGCTGGGTGGCATTATTGCTGGTAGCTGCAATACCGACTTCCAACTGGCAGTGTCTGCATTAAACGTTGGCATCAACAAGAATCCGTGGGGCAATTTGCACATCTCCTACTGACAGTTTGAGATTATGCCTTATGTGATATGTATTGCTGTTAGtcggtggtggtggtgttgatGATTTCGGTTCAGAAGCATAGCGTAGCAGTTTCCTTCTGTCTCACAGGGAGTTTGAAGAGGCATGCACTCAGACACCCAGTAGGTGGTGCTCACTGCATCACTTTTAGGGGAAGAACAAGGTCAGCAGGCAGAAGATCTTGAAAAATCTGGTTCAGGATGTCTTCAATTATGTTTAATACCAAATAATGTCTAAACTGTGCAGTGGCCagaattcctattttttttaagttaatcTGCTCAAAATTTCTTTCTATACAAGAGCTTATCAAAGGTTACACAGTTTGCTGTAGCTTAGCTGTTGGTTGTCCTAGCTTTAAATATGCACAACTTTCCCCAGTTGTTTTATGGAGAAATTAtgcttaatttatttcttttatggAGGAAATCTTTGACATGCTATTTTTGACATGGTGGAGAAGCTTTAAAAGGAATTGGAGTTCCCCAGGCAGCTCTTAGCCAAAATGTTTCTTTGGAAATTTCTCCTTCACCTGACTCTGTAGGGATTTAACCCAGAAGGTAATGaaaatctgattatttttgcagatcaggcaaaacaaaaatggGCCATTCACTGATGAGGTGTGGAATGGCGTGTCAAGGTTGACTCTGGAACAAGACATGGTGATCCAATCCCCAGGACTACTGTTTTGCTCAAGCACAGCCACCCTAGCAATTGGAAAGTGATACTAGCGAAATAAAACAGCTGTCCTCTTGGAGAGAGGAAACACAGCAGAGGTATTCATAGACCCAGCATCCACTAGGGCTCAGTTCAAGATCACCGAAGCCAAATTACTGGTAGAACTGCAAAACCTTTGGATACCAGAAGGGCTCTGGTGTTCAACAGGGATGATTTCATCGTGCATTTCAAGTAAATGTTACAGGGAGTGATATTTTCTATTATGCTGATGACTAGCAGTTGGTTGCATCTGTTCTATTATCAAAGCTTACCAGTCCCTCCGCTTCCTAGGAAACCTCATTATTCCTGTTTTCTACTGAATACAAATAAGTAGTGTAGGTGATTAATCACAGGAATACTTTAGGCTTTTAGAGAAGTTGTTTGGGGAAATCAATGAATAATACAAAGGTTGAATTTAGATGAGAATATCTCTACTTGTGTTTAtcctcactgctgacagcctgaTAGCTTCTGGGAGGtactatttttcctttcttgaaaacaaGAGGAGAGAGAGGTCATCGGGGTTGGAAACCAGGTGACCTTAATGGAAGCTTCTTTGCCATTAGCTCCAGCCTACGGATGTTTGGGAGCAAGGCCTCTTGCTTCAGCCTGCTTCTCCAGGTTGGTGGTCTGAAAGCTAATGCAGAGGTAGGAGCTGAGTCACAGCCTTCCTGCATTCCTGGAGTTGACGCTCTTTGATATGTGGGAGTGTGCCTTAGGTTTCAGGTTGCAGAAGGGATGCTGCAGTACACTGACCATAAACATAGGCACTCAGGAACTGGAAAAGTCAGAATTAATATTGATCTATAGCATAAAACTGCTCTGGAGGGTGAACTTTAGAACCTACTGTACTTTTTCTCCTACATAAACTTTCTTGATTTATTTGACGTGGTGACTTATCAGTGGTGAAGAAGTGTTAGCTCTGAGTGGTAGTTTTTGGCTTCTTTTCTGCTAGTAGTACTTCAGTGCCCATGTTTGAAAcctctctgttctgctttaTATGCAATGTACTCTGTCAGCAGTCTCTTCTGAGGGCTCAAGGACTCAGTGAGTGCAGAGATAAAAGCTTGTTTCTCCAAGTTGAAGTTAAGCTGCAGTGGGGGACAGTTTGGGGAAACTTGGAGAGCTTCTTGCTGTTTCATGTATAGGCAGAATTTCAGGGCTGTCACCACTTCACTGGGTAGAAAATTCTGTTTAACAGCAAAGTAAGAGCCCTAAACTCTGCCCTTTGGCTCTGGCAAGCCCCTTAGTAGCACAGGGACCAGATCCTTAGCCTGCTTTCCTCCCTGTAACTCCTGGGTTGATCTGGAGAAGTCATTTGTGTTACTTCACTCACAAAGTGATGAAATCAGGGCCAGGATTTGGCTGGCTGTCTGCACAGAAAAGAGACGTTTCTCTGTAAGTCTGCTGTGCATGCCAAGAGCTCTGTGGGAAGGTCCAAGCTAATGCTCCCCACTGGCTGCCTTGGCCCCAGCTCGTGCCAAGCCCTTGCAGCAGACtagacacaaaagaaaacacgCAGTCTAAATTCATTGGTACGAAGAGGTTGTGCCAGAGTATTCCACAgcttgtctttttctgtttctctttgttaaTTGTCAatttgcatgaaaacaaaaactataaagggttgtatttttttttcagtgtagttcAGGCTGCATTGGCATTTAgttttgcacagctctgcatttaATACTGAAGATGCTCTATGGCAGACCTGAGAACCTGTTCCAGATGTTGCTAAAGGCCGTTGAAAGATTCCCTGTACCTTTAATGAGCTCTAGGTAAGACACAGATGTGTATCAGGACTGTATTCATATCTGCAGGAGAGGAATGAGTGGTAGGAGAGAGGGAAATCCACAATGGGGCATGTGTTTTAAgtcagtttccatttttttgtgATCTCTGTCAGTGAAGATTTGAGTGTTGGAGACCTGTTGGCTTACCTGCTCAAAAAGTCCGTTGTCAGGTATGTTTGGGTGTAAACGTGCTCTATGCTGATGAGGTCCCAGATTCCTCTCTACGAGTAGTGGCGCAGAGACTGTGGGGTTTTGTAGGGCAGTGTGTTTAATAGAACTCTTGGAGTTGGGTCATGCTCTGACCCCTTCTGTGGCCATCTGTGTTTATGTGTTCCCTAATTTTTCTGTCGTCTTTAAAACACTGGTTCCCAGCCCTTTTCCTCCCCAATCCTCTCACACTCTGGGAACCCTGCTGCTCCCTTCTAGGCACCCCAGGCCCTGACCTGCTGTCCACATCTCCCAACACTTGTTGCCCCTCTTCATCTCATAGATGAGGTGCTGCTTGCAAGCTGGAGACTGATTCCCTGACTGCACCATTCTGTGGCAAAGCCTTGGACTCGGGAGCAGCAGCTACCCACTAAATCACTTTCCCATGCCCAGCATCAGTCTCACATTGAAAAGTGAAATTTTGTAGGTTGTTCTTTGGTCAGCTCTACACATGGTTTATTTACTTGGGCATGTAAAACACAAAGGTAGTACAGCATTGCCAAAATtacaaaatgacttttttttattcatctACCCTATTTTGTAGAGCattatttgagaagaaaaaccaTGCAAGAAGCAAGAGAAAGCTTTACTTTTATCTGTGTGGAGCCTATAAATCCACATGGCTTCTCTGTGCTGTCAAGCATGTGAGTTCTTAGAAATGCAGCTGATGGTAGTTTAGCTCGAATACAATCGTTCTAAAACAAgctagaaataaataaaatacttacaTTTCAAGTACAAAACCTTGCAGTTGAATTCAATATGGGGAAATCAGTTTACTCCTTTTCGTGTTACCAACTACTGTACAGGTACTTGGGCTGGCAAAGTCTGCAGATGCAGAATAGAAAACGTCTTATGGACATGACTTAATTGAACGGTGTGTTTAGTTTTTTCCTTtaggctgtcaggtgaagttgTTTTATATCAGATTTTTTGACACTTTTAGCAAGGCAGGAGCTCACTACAAGTACTGCCTCTCAATTTTGGCCTTTATATCTTTCCTTTGTGGtgcaatgcaaaaataaaactcaaaaaaaagggggggggggaggggagtaTCATGTCTCAAAAATATTGACAACTACCTCCTTTGAATAAGGCTATTTGCAGGTAGatacttatttttaatcaaatgtgAGTGACTTTACCAAGGCTCCTGCATAGCTCTAGTATGAGGAAGGGCGTTGACCTCTCATCTGGATTCTGCTTTGGGTGATCTGGCGGCTTCCCACTGGCCTTTGGTACGCAGGGCTCTCCCTTGGTGGTACCTGTATGGACTGCTGGCCTAAGTTCCTCTGGGACTCAAATAAGCTTTGCTCCGCTGCGCTCCTCTCTGAACAGGTGAAAGTCAGCGCTACACCGATATCGCTCTTCATGATTCTGGAGGTGCCATCTGATGTGCCATCGAAACACCTGCCCAAAGCAATTTCCTTGGCGATCCTTGGGTCCTGGTCAGTGACGGTATAAATGCCGTAGTTATGTCCCAGTGGGTCAAGGGGTGCTAGCATTGTGTATTCACTGGAATCATTGTTGGTAGCCATGGGGAGGTGGTTCACCAGGTACTCGTGGAGCATGCTGTTCACGCTCTCCCGGCGACAGCTGCCTTGTGGGATGACTTTCACAAGCGTGCGGTCTACGCGGTCTTGGTCGAAGAGCATGCCACTACACTTGAACTCCAGGCAGGCTGCTGACACATCCTGCTGCTCGGGATCCCGAATGCTACGGACATCCCTAATGCCATAGAGCTTCCCAATGGTGCGTGGATGTGTCCCACCCATGTTGCGAGACCTTATGTTCACTTCCTGAGGTCCATTAATTTTGACTTTTATGTAGCAGGCCCTAAATTCCATGGGCTTGGGCCACCATGCCAGGTAGTCATCGGTCCAGCTCATGAGGTCATCTTCACTGAAGGGAACAGTATTGTAGTCGTAACGATCTCCCTCTATCCTGTAAAACCTGAAGTGAGCAGCACTGTATGGAGCTTCCTCACATTCTTTCAGGTTTTCATAGGCATAAATAGGGCCATTGTTCTCATCTGCAGAATTTGGACTTGGCTTGGCCATATTGATTCTGAATGCGGTTTTCTTTGTGTTAGGGTCCTCATGGTCTGTTCTCCTGTAGTTGAGCTTGTTGAGATATGGCTGCGGGACCCCAATAGCATTAGGATTGAGTTTTggagcagagggcactgcttCGAGTTCTTCACCCCCCAAGCTCGCCAAAATGTAAGCTGCATAGGCCTCTGGGTTCTGCTCGTCACAGAAGGCTGGCACACAAGCACCATTGGGACCGGTGACCACGCTGTCAAAACGGCCCCATGCTCTGGGGTTGGAGGAGAACCCTGGTTCTGGCTCCGTGTTTATAACAGAAATCACCACCCCCTGGATCTGTTCGCTTGGCAGAAATCTCTCACTTCTATATGCTCGGACTTTGACATAGCACCGTCTGTTCTCTGGGACGTCTAGGTTAAAAAGCCGCCTTTCCTTGATCTCCATGTTCCCGACCAAAAAagtcctc
It encodes:
- the MTFMT gene encoding methionyl-tRNA formyltransferase, mitochondrial isoform X1, whose translation is MAAPPTKWLFRPQNGGSAHKMAAMPTPPLRDGALTALWRNLFAPDVPPCGGRLLRAWREGLKATGSGVGSRRQPPWRVLFFGTDRFAVATLRALQAAREPNRGMLVSRLEVVTLPSHLPIELPVKSCARELQLPVHEWPQTGPVGHFDVGVVASFGRLLSEDLILQFPYGVLNVHPSCLPRWRGPAPIVHTVLHGDKVTGVTVMEIRPKRFDVGPIIKQEECPVPPQCTTKELEVILAEMGANMLLSVLKNLPESLANKKEQPKEGVTFAPKISVAKSCINWEEQTAAQIIQLHRAIGSMFPLQTLWKGTTVKLLDFVEVDSILGSADQVLSDHGAVPGSLLYHKMSQTLIARCKEGWVGIKTVVLKKKLTAVDFYNGYMHSWFQQNSRTVHQECRFQTLKLNAVKKTLKEREVLLQDIER